The Sulfurospirillum diekertiae genomic sequence TCGTATTATAAACTTAAATAAAAATAATTTTTAAAGGTTAAACTTTTTTTTAATGTCGAGTCGATTACAATACATTCATAATTGCTGTTAGTCTAAGGATTAGACATACATGAAGTAGCACCTCTTTTTTCCTGCTTACCGCTTTACATGTAAACCTCACAGCACACATTTTTCACACAAGGAAAGATCATGGGTGTTGAACTCCACAAAGATTTATTAAGCAGTATTGGTGTTGACGTTGAGCGTCATGCAAAGATGATGGGTATGGGACTTGCAGGCTATCAAGCGGGTTTCATGAGCCAACCCAATCGCCCCAAAGCGATGGCCTATTTTGACTGGTTTATGAGCGAAATCCAAGCAGAACGCATTGCTGAGATTAATGCGCTCAAAGCGCAAAAAAAACCTGCGGTGGGAACGTTTTGTATCTTCGTTCCTGAAGAGATTGTTGTAGGTGCTGGCGGAGCGTGTTTTGGGCTGTGTGGCGGAGCCAATCCTCCCATCGCTGATGCCGAAACCGAACTGCCTCGTAACATCTGCCCTCTCATCAAATCAGCCTACGGCTTTAAACTCCAACACACCTGTGCGTATACCCAATCAGCCGATTTTATCTACGGTGAAACCACCTGTGAAGCGAAGAAAAAGACATGGGAACTTTTGGGAAAACATCACCCTGTGCATGTCATGAACATTCCACACATGAAACGCGAGAAAGATCTTAAAATGTGGCAAGAAGAGATCAAAGAGTTTAAAGAGCACATCGAAGAGGTGACGGAGAAAAAACTTAGCCTTCAAGAGATGTTAAACGGTGTCAAACTTATCAACGCAAAACGTGACGCGATGAAACGCCTTGACACGCTTCGCGGTATGCATCCAGACATCATGCCTATCAGCGGTAAAGACGCACTTTTCATCAGCCAAATGAGCTTCTTAGATGACCCGAAACGCTTTACACAGAAAGTGAATGAACTCTGTGATGAACTTGATGAGCGCATCAAAGAAAAAGTGAGCGTTTTCCCTGAAAACACCCCTCGCATCATGGTTTTGGGTACGCCTATCGCGCCACCAAACTGGAAACTTCACACGGCGGTTGAAGGCTCAGGTGCATGCATCATCAATGAAGAAGGCTGCATCGGTCATCGTTACTTTAAAGACAATGTGGACATTGAAGGAGTACAAAGCGAAGACGAACTCTATGCCCGTTTGATGCAACGCTATTCTAAAATCGACTGTGCGTGTTTCACTCCAAACACAGGCAGAACCGATAAAATCGTTCAAATGTACAAAGACCGCAAAGCCGATGGTGTCATCTACTACACCCTCTCATTTTGCCATACGTACAATGTTGAGTCCCACCTTGTGACTGAAGCACTCGCCAAAGAAGGTATCCCGTGCCTCGTCATCGAGTCTGATTATTCACCTGAAGATGCAGGGCAGATCAAAACCCGCGTTGAAGCCTTTTTGGAGAGCATCACGTTTAAACAAAAAGCCGAAGCGTTCGCAAACAAATAATGTTTTGGGGCGTAGATATAGGCTCAACCTATACAAAAATTATCGGAATCGGAAGAGAGAAGGAGATCACCCATCATGTGGTGATCCCGACCATTTTTAACCAAGACGTCATCGTAGGTGAGTATTTGGCTGACAAAGAGGTCAAAATGCTCGTCGCCACGGGTTATGGGCGGCATATGCTAGGAGACTCACATGGCGCTCCCGTCATCTCCGAGATCAAAGCCCACGCCAAAGGGGCGTACTTCTTTCACAATGAAGTCAAGACCGTCATCGACCTTGGCGGACAAGACAGCAAAGTCATCAAAATGGGTGACAATGGTGGATTTACTGACTTTCGCATGAACGATAAGTGTGCGGCAGGTACAGGAAAATTTCTCGAAATTGCTGCGAATCGTTTAGGGCTTGATATGCAAACCTTCGCCAACGCAGGGTTTGAGCACGACAAAGAGCTGACTATATCAAGTATGTGCGCCGTTTTTGCCGAGTCGGAGGTCATCTCACTCATCGCTAAAAAAGAGAGTTTAGCCAACATCTGCTACGGCGTCCACGAATCCATCGCCTCACGTTTGGCTTCGATGGCTAAAAAATTTGTCGTCAAAGAAAATGACTGCATCGTCTTTACTGGTGGTGGAGCACTCAACCCTTTTTTACATCACATGTTAGAACTTAAACTTGAACGCAAAATTCTCGTGCCTGAACATCCGCAACTCATCGGTGCTGTGGGTGCGGCACTTTCGGGGTTTGAAGTGGTGAATTAGTTTTTTACATGTAATCCAAAAGTGAATCACTTTTTTTTGACACATACTTCGAAAACTTAAATAACGTATCATCGTCGTAAATGAGGTAAATTTGTGAAGTATCCTCTAGTACAGCGCAGTTTATTGATGTTCGATAGCTTTACATGTAAAGCTATCGAAGTGTTAAATCATTTCATTGTTACTTAACTTAAAACTTGACTTCTATCGAAGCGGTAACATTTCGGCCATCCCCTAAAAACAGTGTTGTCGTACCTGCTGCTGCGTCACCATCTAAACCTGCGACATTACCAGCGTAAACACCTGCCCAATATTTTTCATTGGTAATATTATTGACAGAAAGCCTTAAAATGGTTTTGTCCCCAAATAATTGCTTCGTAATATACCTCGCGCCTAGATCTGTTGTAAAGTATGAATCTGCCCATTGTGTATTGGCAGGGTCAATCGCTCTTTTACCCGTATAGTGAAAATTACTACTCAATACTAACTCTTTAAAACTTGGCACAGTATATTCTGCCAAAAGATTTGCTTGCCATTCTGGCATACCAATGGCTTGTTTATTATCAACATTGGCTATTTTCGCCCCCGTTATGTCGGTATC encodes the following:
- a CDS encoding double-cubane-cluster-containing anaerobic reductase yields the protein MGVELHKDLLSSIGVDVERHAKMMGMGLAGYQAGFMSQPNRPKAMAYFDWFMSEIQAERIAEINALKAQKKPAVGTFCIFVPEEIVVGAGGACFGLCGGANPPIADAETELPRNICPLIKSAYGFKLQHTCAYTQSADFIYGETTCEAKKKTWELLGKHHPVHVMNIPHMKREKDLKMWQEEIKEFKEHIEEVTEKKLSLQEMLNGVKLINAKRDAMKRLDTLRGMHPDIMPISGKDALFISQMSFLDDPKRFTQKVNELCDELDERIKEKVSVFPENTPRIMVLGTPIAPPNWKLHTAVEGSGACIINEEGCIGHRYFKDNVDIEGVQSEDELYARLMQRYSKIDCACFTPNTGRTDKIVQMYKDRKADGVIYYTLSFCHTYNVESHLVTEALAKEGIPCLVIESDYSPEDAGQIKTRVEAFLESITFKQKAEAFANK
- a CDS encoding acyl-CoA dehydratase activase, with amino-acid sequence MFWGVDIGSTYTKIIGIGREKEITHHVVIPTIFNQDVIVGEYLADKEVKMLVATGYGRHMLGDSHGAPVISEIKAHAKGAYFFHNEVKTVIDLGGQDSKVIKMGDNGGFTDFRMNDKCAAGTGKFLEIAANRLGLDMQTFANAGFEHDKELTISSMCAVFAESEVISLIAKKESLANICYGVHESIASRLASMAKKFVVKENDCIVFTGGGALNPFLHHMLELKLERKILVPEHPQLIGAVGAALSGFEVVN
- a CDS encoding TonB-dependent receptor domain-containing protein, with translation MASGKVAESVALFGGVTYTDTDITGAKIANVDNKQAIGMPEWQANLLAEYTVPSFKELVLSSNFHYTGKRAIDPANTQWADSYFTTDLGARYITKQLFGDKTILRLSVNNITNEKYWAGVYAGNVAGLDGDAAAGTTTLFLGDGRNVTASIEVKF